The Paenibacillus macerans genome includes a window with the following:
- the clpP gene encoding ATP-dependent Clp endopeptidase proteolytic subunit ClpP: protein MSYIPMVVEQSNRGERAYDIYSRLLKDRIIFLGSQVNDVVANSIIAQMLFLDAEDPTKDISLYINSPGGSITAGMAIYDTMQFIKADVSTICVGLAASMGAFLLNAGAPGKRYALPNSEIMIHQPLGGAEGQATDIEIRARRILKMRDKLNHILAERTGQPLERIEKDTDRDYFMSALEAKEYGLVDQVIEKVNPAKA, encoded by the coding sequence GTGAGTTATATTCCTATGGTCGTTGAACAAAGCAACCGCGGCGAACGCGCCTACGACATTTATTCCAGACTGCTTAAGGACCGGATCATTTTCCTGGGCTCGCAAGTCAATGACGTCGTGGCCAACTCCATCATCGCTCAAATGTTGTTTCTGGATGCGGAAGATCCGACGAAGGACATCTCCCTCTACATCAACAGCCCCGGCGGATCGATTACCGCAGGCATGGCCATTTACGATACGATGCAATTCATCAAAGCGGATGTCTCCACGATCTGCGTCGGCCTTGCCGCTTCCATGGGCGCGTTCCTGCTGAACGCCGGCGCTCCCGGCAAACGCTACGCCCTGCCGAACAGCGAGATCATGATCCACCAGCCGCTCGGCGGCGCGGAAGGCCAGGCAACGGACATTGAAATCCGGGCCCGCCGGATCCTGAAGATGCGCGACAAGTTGAACCACATTCTCGCGGAGCGCACCGGCCAACCGCTGGAACGGATCGAAAAAGACACCGACCGCGACTACTTCATGAGCGCTCTCGAAGCCAAAGAGTATGGCCTGGTCGACCAAGTCATCGAAAAAGTAAATCCGGCGAAAGCTTAA
- the ade gene encoding adenine deaminase, whose protein sequence is MKPAARKKLYEVSRVLAEVAVGKKKADLVVKNGTLVNVYTGELLPHTDVAVAQGRIAYVGDAGHTIGEETAVIDAAGRYIAPGLLDGHMHVESTMLSVTEFAKAALAKGTTGVFMDPHEIANVFGAEGVRWMHEEGRGLPLKVFTTFPSCVPATDHLEDAGAALEAKDIAEGMTWDGVEGLGEVMNFPGVVYGDAKMSGEIRATMEAGKTVTGHFPSDDKLMLQAYIASGVTSDHETVTREQGLLKLRLGMHLMIREGSAWHDVKEVIKVVTEDHADTANIMLVTDDVYPQTLIEKGHMNHVVRRAIEEGVEPVTAIQMSTINTARYFKVDADVGGIAPGKCADLLLISDLKRMEPSTVIADGTVVYDSGELRVPFPAYPYPERARNSVHLARPLKPGDFLLASQSGKAETKVHVIDVIENSARTQKGTASLKVADGFIQPDPAQDVLTLACIDRHHGSGDISLAFTRGFGLKRGAVASTVAHDSHNLLVMGANAEDMAFAANELAKLGGGMIAVQDGQVLAAVPMAIAGLMSEQPLETVAAQVKQLGAAWQQLGCPLNAPFMTFSLIALPVIPELRITNRGLADVNEFRLIPVEIVIKESVF, encoded by the coding sequence ATGAAACCTGCTGCAAGAAAAAAGCTGTACGAGGTAAGCCGGGTTTTGGCGGAAGTGGCCGTCGGGAAAAAGAAAGCCGATTTGGTCGTCAAAAACGGCACCTTAGTTAATGTATACACCGGGGAACTGCTGCCGCATACGGATGTCGCCGTGGCCCAAGGACGTATCGCTTACGTTGGGGACGCCGGGCATACGATCGGCGAGGAGACGGCCGTGATCGACGCCGCGGGACGTTACATCGCCCCGGGGTTGCTGGACGGCCATATGCATGTGGAAAGCACGATGCTGTCGGTGACCGAGTTTGCCAAGGCCGCTTTGGCTAAAGGGACGACCGGCGTTTTTATGGATCCGCACGAAATCGCCAACGTGTTTGGCGCCGAAGGCGTGCGCTGGATGCATGAGGAAGGCCGGGGACTGCCGCTCAAGGTGTTCACCACGTTCCCGTCCTGCGTGCCGGCCACCGACCACCTGGAGGACGCCGGGGCGGCGCTGGAAGCCAAGGACATCGCCGAAGGCATGACCTGGGACGGTGTAGAGGGGCTGGGCGAAGTGATGAACTTCCCTGGTGTCGTTTACGGAGATGCGAAAATGAGCGGAGAGATCCGAGCGACGATGGAAGCGGGAAAAACGGTCACAGGCCATTTCCCCAGCGATGACAAGCTCATGCTGCAGGCGTACATCGCCTCCGGCGTCACCTCCGACCACGAGACGGTCACGCGGGAGCAGGGGCTGCTTAAGCTGCGCCTCGGCATGCATTTGATGATCCGCGAGGGCTCCGCCTGGCATGACGTCAAGGAAGTGATCAAGGTCGTGACCGAAGACCATGCGGATACGGCCAATATCATGCTGGTCACCGACGATGTGTACCCGCAGACGCTGATCGAAAAAGGCCACATGAACCATGTCGTGCGCCGGGCCATTGAGGAAGGCGTGGAGCCAGTCACCGCGATTCAGATGAGCACGATCAACACGGCCCGTTATTTCAAGGTGGACGCTGATGTGGGCGGCATCGCCCCGGGAAAATGCGCCGACCTGCTGCTGATCTCCGATCTAAAGCGGATGGAGCCGTCCACCGTGATTGCGGACGGGACCGTCGTTTACGATAGCGGAGAGCTGCGCGTGCCTTTCCCGGCGTATCCGTATCCGGAACGCGCGCGAAATTCAGTGCATTTGGCCCGCCCTTTGAAGCCGGGCGATTTCTTGCTCGCCAGCCAAAGCGGGAAGGCCGAGACGAAAGTTCATGTCATCGACGTCATCGAAAACAGCGCGCGCACGCAAAAAGGAACCGCCAGCCTGAAAGTGGCGGACGGATTCATTCAGCCGGACCCGGCGCAGGACGTCCTGACGCTGGCCTGCATCGACCGCCATCACGGCTCCGGCGATATTTCGCTAGCGTTTACCCGCGGCTTTGGGCTGAAACGGGGCGCCGTCGCCTCCACGGTGGCGCATGACAGCCACAACCTGCTCGTGATGGGCGCAAACGCTGAGGACATGGCCTTCGCCGCGAACGAGCTGGCCAAGCTGGGCGGCGGCATGATCGCCGTGCAGGACGGGCAGGTGCTGGCCGCCGTGCCGATGGCGATCGCCGGCCTGATGTCCGAGCAGCCGCTGGAAACGGTGGCCGCGCAGGTCAAGCAGCTGGGGGCCGCCTGGCAGCAGCTCGGATGCCCGCTGAACGCGCCGTTCATGACGTTTTCGCTGATCGCCCTGCCGGTCATTCCGGAGCTTCGCATTACTAACCGCGGGCTCGCGGACGTAAACGAATTCCGGCTGATCCCGGTGGAAATCGTAATTAAGGAATCAGTTTTTTGA
- a CDS encoding extracellular solute-binding protein: MYKITRTFIGLALMTVLLSSCQTRQPEEPVVLKVAYPSAKQFYVNFGYAFENRYPNIDVQVIPSDPVSEETGWNREADVIYINGMEQYKTAIEKGILKPISPPFTNGSESGDLSPIVTSLLEAASDNGQYYALPPTFHSEALYYNKKLFDAYHIPYPQNGMTWEEVFALAERFPTEDDQGKSLYGIQMNYYRNVTMNFILKAGQTENLTYLDPKTMKVTMNTDKWKSIWTAAVKAFRAGAVYDQGEEADSMEHPKFLTENAAMTISSNAFAYDFEPFSHFEGATLIDWGMVTAPVDPLNPDYMNFYEIFDFFGVSSSTEHAAEAMKLVKFIAGDPVNSQLLAKNQPNYGLPAVTEYVEPVGDHDLSPLYSLKANPNYADLYTQVDAEILDAFQDAAQGALDKLLQNEITLDEALAEVEVKGQEAVDTAVLTLEQKRKSSQGDIQ; encoded by the coding sequence ATGTATAAAATAACGCGTACATTTATAGGCTTGGCGCTTATGACAGTCTTATTATCAAGCTGCCAAACGCGTCAGCCGGAGGAGCCTGTCGTCCTCAAAGTTGCTTATCCGTCCGCCAAGCAATTTTATGTTAATTTTGGTTATGCTTTTGAAAACAGATATCCCAATATCGATGTTCAAGTGATTCCAAGTGATCCGGTATCCGAAGAAACGGGTTGGAATCGTGAAGCGGATGTTATTTACATCAATGGTATGGAGCAGTATAAGACGGCTATTGAAAAGGGGATTTTAAAACCGATTTCTCCCCCGTTCACCAATGGATCGGAATCCGGCGACCTTTCTCCGATTGTTACGTCGCTTTTGGAAGCTGCGTCGGATAACGGCCAGTATTATGCTCTTCCGCCTACTTTTCATAGCGAGGCGCTTTATTATAACAAGAAGCTATTTGATGCTTATCATATCCCATACCCGCAAAACGGAATGACCTGGGAAGAGGTGTTTGCATTAGCCGAACGGTTCCCGACAGAAGATGATCAAGGAAAATCCCTTTATGGAATACAAATGAACTATTATCGCAATGTTACCATGAACTTTATTTTAAAAGCCGGTCAAACGGAAAACCTGACTTATCTCGATCCAAAAACCATGAAGGTCACGATGAATACGGATAAATGGAAGTCCATCTGGACCGCCGCGGTGAAAGCTTTTCGCGCCGGGGCAGTTTATGATCAGGGAGAAGAAGCCGATTCGATGGAACACCCCAAGTTTTTAACTGAAAATGCCGCTATGACCATTAGTTCCAATGCTTTTGCATATGATTTCGAGCCGTTCTCCCATTTTGAAGGAGCTACCTTGATCGACTGGGGAATGGTTACAGCTCCGGTGGACCCTTTGAATCCGGATTATATGAATTTCTACGAAATATTTGACTTTTTTGGCGTTTCTTCAAGCACAGAACATGCAGCCGAAGCGATGAAACTTGTTAAATTTATAGCCGGAGATCCGGTAAACAGCCAACTATTGGCCAAGAACCAGCCAAATTACGGGCTGCCTGCTGTAACCGAGTACGTGGAACCGGTTGGAGATCATGATTTGTCTCCTCTTTACTCCCTTAAAGCAAATCCTAATTATGCAGACCTGTATACCCAAGTTGATGCCGAGATCCTCGATGCCTTTCAGGACGCTGCCCAAGGCGCATTGGACAAGCTTCTGCAAAATGAAATAACCTTGGATGAGGCACTTGCCGAGGTGGAAGTGAAGGGACAAGAAGCCGTAGATACCGCGGTCCTTACTCTTGAGCAAAAAAGGAAAAGCAGCCAAGGTGACATTCAATAA